The following proteins are co-located in the Brevibacillus laterosporus DSM 25 genome:
- a CDS encoding efflux RND transporter periplasmic adaptor subunit gives MKLKTKTNINKKMILVAASALFLVAGCSNQAAENTPAEQTESVTPVQIEMSKLGTVSSSAGFTAKLAPSQDVQLSPKISGKITSLPVSLGQYVKQGETLFSVDEQDVINSIKQAEAAYQVAKANLNQAGNSSSQGLEQAKNGLSQAQTALQDAERNQQRMQTLFNQGAISLQQYEQANLQLANAKTAVANAQEGVKSATQMSAVGVSEASVKQAAVSLENARTQLGNAVVKAPFSGYISSVNGAIGQVASPQSPVVTLVNTNPLVVKANLSEQDIPQVKVGDEVKVNITALGKELTAKVTAVSPVMDQQLKSYPIEISIPNPNNELKADMVVNMNLLGQQGKGQEKVVVPRKAVFDRDGKQYVYVVEGEVAKQVAVTTGEGSSEAIEILTGIKADQQVVIKGQTLLKDGSKVTIQK, from the coding sequence ATGAAATTGAAAACAAAAACAAATATCAATAAAAAAATGATTCTAGTAGCAGCTTCCGCTCTGTTTTTAGTAGCGGGATGTTCAAATCAAGCGGCGGAGAATACTCCGGCCGAACAGACAGAGAGTGTAACACCTGTTCAGATTGAAATGTCTAAACTAGGAACAGTCTCTTCTAGTGCAGGCTTTACAGCTAAATTGGCACCTAGTCAGGATGTGCAACTAAGTCCAAAAATCTCTGGGAAAATTACCTCCCTACCTGTAAGTTTAGGGCAGTATGTAAAACAAGGGGAAACTTTGTTTAGTGTGGATGAACAAGATGTAATAAATTCTATCAAGCAGGCAGAAGCGGCTTATCAGGTAGCTAAAGCGAATTTGAACCAAGCAGGCAATAGCTCCAGTCAAGGTCTCGAACAAGCAAAAAATGGTTTGAGTCAAGCACAAACAGCCTTACAAGATGCAGAACGAAATCAGCAACGGATGCAAACGCTATTTAATCAAGGAGCAATCTCTCTTCAACAATATGAACAAGCAAATTTACAGCTTGCCAACGCGAAAACAGCTGTTGCCAATGCCCAAGAAGGGGTAAAGTCAGCCACTCAAATGTCAGCGGTAGGTGTATCGGAGGCTTCCGTAAAGCAAGCAGCCGTGAGCTTGGAAAATGCTCGAACGCAATTAGGAAATGCAGTAGTAAAAGCTCCGTTTAGCGGGTACATTTCAAGTGTGAATGGAGCAATCGGACAGGTGGCTTCTCCACAAAGCCCTGTAGTTACATTAGTTAATACCAATCCACTTGTTGTGAAAGCCAATTTGTCTGAACAAGATATTCCACAGGTGAAGGTGGGCGACGAGGTAAAAGTGAATATTACTGCATTGGGAAAGGAATTGACGGCTAAAGTAACGGCTGTCAGCCCGGTGATGGATCAACAGCTTAAATCCTATCCCATTGAAATATCAATCCCTAATCCAAACAACGAATTGAAAGCAGATATGGTTGTAAATATGAATCTGCTAGGCCAACAAGGAAAAGGGCAGGAGAAGGTAGTTGTTCCTCGCAAGGCTGTGTTCGATCGCGATGGGAAACAGTATGTTTACGTTGTAGAAGGTGAGGTAGCTAAACAAGTTGCGGTAACCACAGGAGAAGGGTCTAGTGAAGCTATCGAAATTCTGACAGGAATAAAAGCAGATCAGCAGGTAGTCATAAAAGGACAGACACTGTTGAAGGATGGAAGTAAGGTAACGATCCAAAAATAA
- a CDS encoding efflux RND transporter permease subunit: MNISEVSVKRPVLIIMLTLAVMIFGIVSLPRLAIDLYPELNFPVAVVVTSVDGAAPSEVEKLVTKPIESAVGTVSNLKEVSSISIQGASQVILNFNWGTDLDQATLELREKVDRVRQLLPSSAKSPQVLRIDPNSMPIMTFALTGEDDVNQLKKIAEDSIQNRLERIDGVAGVNLVGGQDRVVDVVLDPAKISAYGLTIDQIQQAIASNNLSGSGGAVREGDGKYNIRVQGEYDSVAKIGLTPIRIGTGSLRLQDIATINDTTAKINQFSYVNGKPSLGITITKASGGNTIQVADAVSQEMKEIEKTLPSNLKLTTTLDSSTFIKDSIYTTAEHALFGGLFGIIILFFFLGSFQSMIVAIIVLPISIISTFLLMYATGQTINLISLSGLTLGLGSLVDFAVVMLENIFRQREKGKGMVAAALDGSKEVGTAVMASALAQICVFLPIALVDGIAAEIFRPLALTVVYSHIAALVFSIILVPMLSSRILKKVPEHNNRDGYRGINPVIWFNIGFHKVEKGYKKLLDFSLHHRKTVAIVTVAMMIGSIALTPLVGAEFMPSMDQGQVTIDIKMPNGTVLEETKKVAQQVEKIAAQVPELDILSTSIGSGGSAAVATSTSNKATVDLKLVEVKDRKRSTEEIMADLRKQVASIAGADIKVKEQSAGMSTGSPLQITLRGDDIEVLKDVSGIIKQEVISIPGTSNVITTLDDTQQEFEVKIDAEKASMYGLSSGQILTAVGTAFNGQTVTKYRTGDDEINVQLKWPEQYQEDTNYLNSLRMTAPGGAQVALSSVAEVTKVEAPLTINRSNQAREVKITGDLAGRDLNSVTTDVQTKLNKLSLPDGYKIEYGGESKDMMESFSSLGLAVILSIVLLYMVMAAQFESLYTPFIIMFSIPPTFAGVMLGLLFTNTSISVSVFIGYILLIGLVVNNAIVLIDYANQLRDKGMSVRDAILEAGPVRLRPILMTTLTTILAIGPLAFATGSGSESQAPMAITVIFGLSFATLITLVLIPVVYTWFDDWSSKRKQKKERKRLKKQQAAISVMES, translated from the coding sequence GTGAATATATCTGAAGTGTCGGTGAAACGACCTGTTCTAATTATCATGTTAACCCTTGCAGTCATGATTTTTGGAATAGTATCTCTGCCAAGATTGGCTATTGATTTGTATCCAGAATTGAATTTTCCGGTCGCAGTTGTCGTTACGTCTGTCGATGGCGCGGCGCCGAGTGAAGTGGAGAAGCTGGTAACGAAACCAATAGAAAGCGCGGTAGGGACTGTTTCCAATTTAAAAGAAGTATCATCTATTTCGATCCAAGGAGCATCGCAGGTTATTCTCAACTTTAATTGGGGAACTGATTTGGATCAAGCTACATTGGAATTGCGGGAAAAAGTTGATCGGGTGCGTCAACTGCTTCCATCCTCAGCTAAATCTCCACAGGTTTTGCGGATCGATCCAAATAGTATGCCGATTATGACATTTGCCTTGACAGGCGAGGATGATGTCAACCAATTGAAAAAGATAGCAGAGGACTCCATTCAAAACCGCCTGGAAAGAATTGATGGTGTGGCTGGAGTGAATCTGGTTGGCGGTCAGGATCGCGTGGTGGATGTGGTGTTGGACCCTGCTAAAATTTCGGCGTATGGATTAACCATCGACCAAATTCAGCAGGCGATTGCCAGTAACAACCTGTCTGGTTCAGGTGGTGCGGTACGCGAAGGTGACGGGAAATATAATATTCGAGTACAAGGTGAGTACGATAGTGTAGCGAAGATCGGATTAACACCTATTCGCATAGGGACTGGTTCCCTTCGCCTACAAGATATTGCTACCATCAATGATACAACGGCGAAAATAAATCAGTTCAGCTATGTTAATGGAAAGCCAAGCCTAGGTATTACCATTACAAAAGCATCTGGTGGAAATACGATTCAAGTAGCGGATGCTGTTAGTCAAGAAATGAAAGAGATTGAGAAGACATTACCTTCCAACCTAAAACTAACAACTACGTTAGATTCGTCCACGTTTATTAAAGATTCCATCTATACTACAGCAGAGCATGCTTTGTTCGGTGGTTTGTTTGGGATTATTATTTTGTTCTTCTTCTTAGGTAGCTTCCAATCGATGATTGTTGCTATCATCGTGTTACCCATCTCCATCATATCAACCTTCTTGCTGATGTATGCGACAGGTCAAACGATCAACCTGATTTCCTTATCGGGTTTAACGCTTGGACTAGGATCACTTGTTGACTTCGCAGTCGTAATGCTGGAGAACATTTTCCGTCAAAGGGAGAAAGGGAAGGGCATGGTAGCAGCAGCGTTAGATGGTTCGAAGGAAGTGGGTACAGCTGTAATGGCTTCTGCTTTGGCACAGATATGCGTGTTCTTGCCAATTGCGCTTGTAGATGGCATCGCAGCAGAAATTTTTAGACCTCTAGCCCTAACAGTTGTGTATTCTCACATTGCTGCTTTGGTTTTCTCCATCATCTTAGTACCGATGTTAAGCTCACGGATACTGAAAAAAGTACCAGAGCATAACAATCGGGATGGATATCGTGGAATCAATCCAGTGATCTGGTTCAATATTGGATTCCATAAAGTAGAAAAAGGCTATAAAAAGCTGTTGGATTTTTCCCTACATCACCGCAAAACAGTAGCGATTGTTACTGTGGCTATGATGATAGGTTCTATAGCGCTGACACCATTGGTTGGAGCAGAGTTTATGCCATCGATGGATCAGGGACAAGTCACAATTGATATTAAAATGCCAAACGGTACTGTTTTGGAAGAAACAAAGAAGGTAGCCCAACAAGTGGAAAAGATAGCGGCGCAAGTACCGGAGCTGGATATCCTGAGCACCTCGATTGGTAGCGGGGGATCAGCAGCTGTGGCAACCTCTACTTCTAACAAGGCCACGGTTGATTTAAAATTGGTCGAGGTAAAAGATCGCAAACGCTCCACTGAGGAGATTATGGCAGATTTGCGTAAACAAGTAGCATCGATTGCTGGCGCTGACATTAAGGTGAAAGAACAATCTGCTGGTATGTCCACTGGCTCTCCTTTGCAGATTACCTTACGCGGTGATGATATTGAGGTTCTAAAAGATGTGAGCGGGATTATTAAACAAGAAGTAATCAGTATCCCAGGAACCAGTAATGTGATTACCACATTGGATGATACGCAACAAGAATTTGAAGTGAAGATTGACGCGGAAAAAGCGAGTATGTATGGGCTGAGCTCCGGACAGATTTTAACGGCTGTCGGCACAGCATTTAATGGACAAACGGTGACAAAATATCGCACGGGTGATGATGAAATCAATGTGCAATTAAAATGGCCTGAACAGTACCAGGAGGATACGAATTACTTGAATAGCTTGCGAATGACTGCACCAGGCGGCGCGCAGGTGGCATTGTCTTCTGTTGCTGAAGTTACAAAAGTAGAGGCACCTCTAACGATTAATCGCTCCAATCAGGCTCGTGAAGTAAAAATCACTGGTGATTTAGCAGGTCGTGATTTGAACTCAGTTACTACTGATGTACAAACAAAGCTAAATAAGCTCTCCCTACCAGATGGCTATAAAATTGAGTATGGCGGAGAGAGCAAAGATATGATGGAGTCCTTTAGTAGCCTTGGATTGGCTGTCATTTTGTCAATCGTCTTACTTTATATGGTAATGGCTGCTCAATTTGAATCTTTATATACACCGTTTATTATCATGTTCTCCATTCCACCTACCTTTGCAGGCGTTATGCTTGGCCTGTTGTTTACCAATACTTCGATCAGTGTGTCTGTGTTTATTGGATACATTCTACTGATTGGATTGGTGGTCAATAACGCCATCGTATTAATTGATTATGCGAACCAATTGCGAGACAAAGGTATGAGTGTGAGGGATGCGATTTTGGAAGCAGGACCCGTACGCTTGCGTCCCATTCTCATGACGACATTGACTACCATTCTAGCAATTGGCCCATTAGCTTTTGCTACAGGATCCGGTAGTGAGTCTCAAGCTCCGATGGCTATCACAGTTATTTTCGGATTAAGCTTTGCTACCCTCATTACTCTGGTGTTGATTCCAGTCGTGTATACTTGGTTCGATGATTGGTCTTCTAAACGTAAACAAAAGAAAGAACGGAAACGACTAAAGAAACAACAAGCAGCCATTTCGGTAATGGAATCGTAA
- a CDS encoding MarR family transcriptional regulator, which translates to MEELITMAKLLKEASALFTWITGEELESKDITWQQVLILEQIVHGPKTIGEISKAVSLSYSTVSGLIDRLQRDNIVIRLKDKKDKRLVWVAMSQRFDHADDFAEHQAEMETFEQKTTQMISSLHVLQEMYTTKKRISS; encoded by the coding sequence ATGGAAGAGTTGATTACCATGGCAAAGCTTCTCAAAGAAGCGAGTGCCCTTTTTACATGGATCACAGGGGAAGAATTAGAAAGTAAAGATATCACCTGGCAGCAGGTGCTGATTCTGGAGCAAATAGTGCACGGACCAAAAACCATTGGGGAAATCAGTAAGGCTGTTAGTCTTTCGTACAGTACGGTATCTGGATTAATTGATCGCCTGCAGCGAGATAACATCGTCATAAGGCTCAAGGATAAAAAGGATAAACGATTGGTTTGGGTTGCGATGTCCCAACGATTTGATCATGCGGACGATTTCGCAGAACACCAAGCGGAAATGGAGACGTTTGAGCAAAAGACAACTCAGATGATTTCATCCCTCCATGTCTTGCAAGAAATGTATACAACCAAAAAAAGAATATCTAGTTAA
- a CDS encoding sensor histidine kinase, protein MIDNITKALRKRLLLVWFLALSLLTWLPNSYNHESPIQFIFSVMLFCGYLILFWTSSIQLPSIKMTIILLLVGGITLFKGIYLGPEGFGMIILLAIIIGLRIDKKYSLPLASFFGVITSVLLIWITHSYTTHVVPFLLSFIGCYLGARGYRSHHEAYQLNQQHLKELQKAHTKLQDAHNELQEMTVNTLQVAVLEERNRIARDIHDSLGHSLTSLIVQLHALTYMLKSGPNDAQMAVNNMLDVAKQSLEDIRGSVHTLAVDKRTFGITPLQALLSQTEKNTDLSCTFVTNEEELDLTNEVTIVFYRILQEAITNTLRHSNATAIWVEITKMADTIVLAIHDNGQNLSQEGVKPGFGLSGMKERTMELNGTLKYQMREPFGFEIIATVPYHHTPLEGNT, encoded by the coding sequence TTGATTGATAACATAACAAAGGCCCTCCGCAAACGACTCTTATTGGTCTGGTTCTTAGCCTTATCTCTTTTGACATGGCTACCAAACTCCTATAATCATGAATCACCTATACAATTTATTTTTTCAGTAATGCTGTTTTGTGGGTATCTGATTTTATTTTGGACCTCCTCTATTCAACTGCCTTCCATAAAAATGACTATCATTCTGTTACTAGTCGGGGGAATTACCCTATTTAAAGGCATTTATCTGGGGCCAGAAGGGTTTGGTATGATCATCCTGCTTGCGATTATCATTGGTCTTCGCATTGATAAAAAATATTCGCTACCACTAGCCAGCTTTTTTGGGGTGATTACCAGTGTATTACTCATCTGGATAACCCATAGCTACACCACACATGTTGTTCCCTTTTTACTTTCCTTTATAGGATGCTATCTGGGAGCACGCGGATATCGTTCTCATCATGAAGCGTACCAATTAAATCAACAGCATTTAAAAGAATTGCAAAAAGCACATACAAAATTACAGGATGCACATAATGAATTGCAGGAAATGACTGTAAATACATTGCAAGTAGCCGTACTAGAGGAACGAAACCGGATTGCCCGCGATATTCATGACTCTTTAGGTCACAGCCTTACTTCTCTTATCGTACAGCTACATGCGCTTACCTATATGCTGAAGTCTGGTCCAAACGACGCACAGATGGCTGTCAATAATATGCTGGATGTAGCGAAACAAAGTTTGGAGGATATCCGTGGCTCCGTTCATACTCTCGCAGTCGACAAGAGAACGTTTGGCATAACACCTTTGCAAGCTCTTTTGTCCCAAACGGAGAAAAATACGGATCTGTCCTGTACGTTTGTAACCAATGAAGAAGAGTTGGATTTAACAAACGAGGTAACGATTGTTTTTTATCGAATTCTACAAGAAGCCATTACGAATACATTGCGTCATTCCAATGCTACAGCTATTTGGGTTGAAATTACTAAGATGGCTGATACTATCGTTTTAGCAATTCATGACAACGGCCAAAATCTTTCTCAGGAAGGAGTTAAACCTGGCTTTGGTTTATCTGGTATGAAAGAACGCACCATGGAATTAAACGGAACACTGAAATATCAGATGAGGGAACCCTTTGGCTTTGAGATTATAGCAACGGTTCCTTACCACCATACACCTTTAGAAGGGAACACATAG
- a CDS encoding response regulator transcription factor — MVDHKHQKIRVMLADDQKMIRQGLGYVINVQEDMEVIGEAADGEEIINLACELKPDVILMDVQMPKCTGIEATHEIVKHVPKVKVLILTTFDNHDYVVDGILAGAVGYMLKDADSQEMLDLIRRAYNGEASFHTATAAKALAEVLKKQKSETNATTHTDKAQEIYHEENNLVLLDELTEREQDVLQQLAFGYRNDQIAQNLFISEGTVKSHVHRILQKLNVDDRTQAVVLALRHKLVK, encoded by the coding sequence ATGGTAGATCACAAACATCAAAAGATTCGAGTCATGCTGGCAGACGATCAAAAGATGATCAGACAGGGTCTTGGGTATGTCATAAATGTACAAGAGGATATGGAGGTTATCGGAGAGGCGGCTGATGGGGAGGAAATAATCAATTTAGCTTGCGAGCTAAAGCCTGATGTCATTCTCATGGACGTACAAATGCCCAAGTGTACGGGTATTGAAGCAACACACGAAATTGTAAAACATGTACCCAAAGTAAAAGTTCTCATTTTAACAACGTTCGATAACCATGATTACGTTGTGGATGGCATTCTAGCAGGTGCGGTTGGTTATATGCTAAAGGATGCCGATTCCCAAGAGATGTTAGATTTAATCCGACGTGCTTATAATGGAGAAGCCTCTTTTCACACAGCGACAGCTGCCAAAGCATTAGCTGAGGTGTTAAAGAAACAAAAATCGGAAACGAATGCCACAACCCATACAGACAAAGCACAGGAGATTTATCACGAAGAGAATAACCTGGTACTCCTAGATGAACTGACGGAACGAGAGCAGGATGTCTTGCAACAATTAGCATTCGGCTACCGCAATGATCAAATTGCCCAAAATCTCTTTATCTCTGAAGGCACTGTAAAGTCACATGTCCATCGTATTTTACAAAAATTAAATGTCGATGACCGTACGCAAGCTGTAGTACTAGCCCTACGGCATAAATTGGTAAAGTAA
- a CDS encoding MFS transporter: protein MSYIKQGSSAFRRTNIALFAGGLNTFAILYCTQPLLPEFTKEFQVSPTLASLSLSVTTLALAISMLFLGSLSEAWGRKPIMMVSLIGASLLAVCTAFSYQFQVLLGIRILVGMVLAGLPAIAMAYLGEEIDKSSLGVAMGLYISGNSIGGMGGRIITGTLTDLFNWHVALVGIGVLSLLCTILFWVMLPPSKHFSPRKLEVKTLAKSLWSHCKDHRLLYLYGLGFLLMGSFVTLYNYIGYQLVEPPYSLSQTIVGWIFIVYLVGTFSSTWMGKMADRLGRAKMLWMSLVIMLGGIGLTLEPHLFSKIAGIAIFTFGFFGGHSIASSWVGRLATHDKAQASSLYLFFYYVGSSLGGTFGGLFWSLFGWAGVVGMIGGFIVIGFLLLLKLSHVEQSPATLRIQ, encoded by the coding sequence ATGAGTTATATCAAGCAAGGGTCAAGCGCATTTCGCCGAACCAACATAGCGTTGTTTGCAGGAGGATTAAATACATTTGCCATCCTATACTGCACGCAGCCTTTGTTGCCTGAATTCACCAAGGAGTTTCAGGTTTCTCCAACGCTGGCCAGTCTTTCCCTATCTGTAACCACGCTGGCCTTAGCTATAAGTATGTTATTTCTTGGTTCATTGTCAGAGGCGTGGGGGCGTAAACCGATTATGATGGTTTCCTTGATTGGAGCTTCTTTGTTGGCAGTGTGTACAGCGTTTAGCTATCAATTTCAAGTCTTACTTGGCATTCGTATACTAGTCGGGATGGTCCTGGCTGGATTACCGGCTATTGCAATGGCTTATCTGGGTGAAGAAATTGATAAAAGTAGCTTAGGAGTAGCGATGGGGCTATATATAAGCGGAAATTCCATTGGTGGAATGGGAGGACGAATCATCACAGGAACGCTAACCGATTTGTTTAATTGGCATGTGGCCTTGGTTGGAATCGGGGTGTTAAGTCTCTTGTGCACGATTTTGTTCTGGGTCATGCTGCCACCCTCTAAACATTTTTCACCACGTAAATTAGAGGTAAAGACATTAGCAAAATCGCTCTGGAGCCATTGCAAGGATCATCGTTTGCTTTATTTATATGGTCTTGGCTTTCTGTTAATGGGTAGCTTCGTGACGTTATATAACTACATTGGATACCAATTAGTTGAACCGCCATATTCTCTTTCACAGACAATCGTTGGCTGGATTTTTATTGTGTATTTGGTTGGTACATTTAGCTCTACCTGGATGGGAAAGATGGCAGACAGACTGGGACGCGCTAAAATGCTGTGGATGTCTTTAGTTATTATGCTTGGGGGTATTGGACTTACATTAGAACCCCATTTATTTAGTAAAATTGCTGGAATTGCGATCTTTACATTTGGTTTTTTTGGAGGACATTCCATCGCTAGTAGCTGGGTAGGAAGATTAGCTACTCATGATAAAGCACAGGCTTCTTCCTTGTATCTATTCTTTTATTACGTTGGATCGAGTCTAGGTGGGACGTTTGGCGGCTTGTTCTGGTCGTTATTTGGATGGGCTGGGGTTGTTGGCATGATTGGTGGATTTATCGTGATTGGATTCCTTTTGCTGCTGAAGCTCTCTCATGTAGAGCAGTCTCCAGCGACATTACGTATTCAGTAA
- a CDS encoding LysR family transcriptional regulator has translation MEWQQILYFRKVAQTQHITRSAEMLNVSQPALSRAIARLEEELNTPLFERKGRNIVLNQYGELFLKRVERAIQEIEEGKQEIQDLINPDHGKIRIAFLHSLGIEVVPEFIRSFRLQYPQVSFHLHQASMGQIVEQLKTGLIDIALFSMLEPIDEVHWEPLITEELFLIVSKTHPLANRTQIELQEIANEPFICFKQGYGLRTLTDTLCRQAGFTPDITFEGEEIATIAGLVAVELGVSLVPDVNVLDKSKISLLRVLDPACKRTIGLAWKEKRYLSPVARRFISFVKGHYI, from the coding sequence ATGGAGTGGCAACAAATTTTATATTTTCGCAAGGTCGCACAGACACAGCACATTACACGATCGGCAGAAATGTTAAATGTGTCCCAGCCTGCATTAAGTAGAGCAATTGCTCGTTTAGAGGAGGAGCTAAATACGCCTTTGTTTGAGCGAAAAGGGCGAAATATCGTGTTAAATCAATACGGAGAACTATTTTTAAAGCGAGTGGAGCGAGCCATTCAGGAGATCGAGGAAGGGAAGCAAGAAATTCAGGACTTGATTAACCCTGATCACGGCAAGATACGGATCGCTTTTCTGCATTCACTCGGGATTGAAGTAGTACCTGAGTTTATTCGTTCATTTCGTTTGCAATATCCACAGGTTAGCTTTCATCTACATCAAGCTTCCATGGGGCAGATTGTGGAGCAACTAAAAACGGGGTTAATTGATATCGCCCTATTTTCCATGTTGGAACCGATTGACGAAGTACATTGGGAGCCTTTAATTACGGAGGAGCTGTTTCTCATTGTCTCTAAGACGCATCCTCTTGCAAATCGGACACAGATTGAGCTACAAGAAATTGCGAATGAACCTTTTATTTGCTTTAAGCAGGGCTATGGTCTGCGAACCTTGACAGATACACTATGTAGGCAAGCTGGTTTTACTCCTGATATAACCTTTGAAGGAGAAGAGATTGCTACGATAGCTGGTCTGGTGGCAGTTGAATTGGGAGTTAGCCTTGTGCCAGATGTAAACGTACTAGATAAATCGAAAATTTCATTACTTCGTGTGCTAGATCCAGCTTGCAAACGGACCATTGGACTCGCTTGGAAAGAAAAGCGTTATTTATCTCCTGTTGCAAGAAGGTTTATTTCATTTGTAAAGGGACACTATATCTAA
- a CDS encoding copper amine oxidase N-terminal domain-containing protein translates to MKRFQTIVVIVLAVVFMYTTMGISQAEAVGGTLIIKEPVYYQPQLLEVISNKDGSITGEVMVDSKYAASVILQVSDGTGEVIREIELVNESKKGIQAPSGIKKKISTNTKLLRVDGELRSVNVTIISFTVPAKILELSPNEYEVSVETSNTVVKMEHTEYQYSEKQTIGIQGGKVLTTSFPVSFPGTLEMDNDGKLIITLNLTSIYDKSTFYLVVMDEKSQQVKRIKLKTKQRTISSKDLNLDTGTYTIYIEVSDVKGSANSNRVTLVIPDSSKVISGDDDFPGYVKVSEDGMITINLKITSEYQKAKFNVVIKNDNGKIVKRIPISTKNSKISTKGLTLSSGNYEILLEMVLQGKKYHSSAASWSYGTSHVFSVPTGQAFPGGIKVNTNGTITINLQWKSSYSSYHANVVVYDIYGDVVKRIPITDKNPMISYRELGLSTGGYNIVIEIVDPDSEMSASTLPTFIPINQSKDIVIFIDGELQVFKKAPVEIKGRTLVPLRAIFEALGARVDWDEATQTVTAMKDGTTIKLTIGSKVAYKNGKKLNLDVPAQLFNGDTTMVPIRFVSEALGAKVTWDGYSNAVIISND, encoded by the coding sequence ATGAAGCGATTTCAAACAATAGTAGTGATTGTTCTCGCCGTTGTATTTATGTATACAACGATGGGGATATCGCAGGCAGAAGCTGTGGGAGGTACACTGATCATAAAGGAACCTGTCTATTATCAGCCTCAACTACTTGAGGTAATTAGTAACAAGGATGGAAGTATCACAGGGGAAGTTATGGTGGACTCTAAATATGCAGCCAGTGTCATACTACAAGTTAGTGATGGAACTGGTGAGGTAATAAGAGAAATTGAACTTGTAAACGAATCCAAAAAAGGTATACAAGCTCCCAGTGGTATCAAAAAAAAAATCAGTACCAATACAAAACTGTTACGTGTCGATGGTGAGCTCAGATCAGTAAATGTAACGATTATTTCGTTTACCGTGCCAGCCAAAATTCTCGAATTATCTCCAAATGAATATGAGGTAAGTGTTGAAACTAGCAATACGGTTGTTAAGATGGAGCATACAGAATACCAATATTCTGAAAAACAGACCATTGGCATTCAAGGTGGAAAGGTACTTACAACCTCCTTTCCAGTTTCTTTTCCTGGCACTCTAGAAATGGATAATGATGGAAAACTTATTATTACGCTCAACCTTACGTCCATCTATGATAAATCTACCTTTTATCTAGTGGTAATGGATGAAAAGAGCCAACAAGTAAAACGTATCAAATTGAAAACGAAGCAACGAACGATTTCGAGCAAAGATTTAAACCTAGATACCGGTACATATACAATTTATATAGAGGTTTCTGATGTGAAAGGCTCTGCTAATTCTAATCGGGTTACGCTTGTAATACCAGACAGTAGCAAGGTAATTTCCGGAGACGATGATTTTCCTGGATATGTAAAGGTATCTGAGGATGGTATGATTACGATTAACCTAAAAATTACGTCTGAATATCAAAAGGCCAAATTTAACGTTGTTATTAAAAACGACAACGGTAAGATTGTGAAACGTATCCCGATCAGTACCAAAAATTCGAAAATATCTACAAAAGGACTAACCTTGTCTTCGGGTAACTATGAAATTTTACTTGAAATGGTGTTGCAAGGGAAAAAATATCATTCCAGTGCTGCCTCATGGTCTTATGGAACTAGCCATGTATTTTCAGTTCCGACTGGACAAGCCTTTCCTGGCGGAATTAAAGTGAATACCAATGGGACGATTACCATCAACCTGCAATGGAAATCTAGCTATTCTTCCTATCATGCTAATGTAGTAGTTTATGATATATACGGCGATGTTGTAAAACGTATTCCTATCACCGATAAAAACCCAATGATCTCTTATAGGGAGTTAGGTTTATCCACGGGAGGATATAACATTGTTATTGAGATTGTTGATCCTGACAGTGAGATGTCTGCAAGTACATTGCCTACTTTCATCCCAATTAATCAAAGCAAAGATATTGTCATTTTTATTGATGGAGAGTTACAGGTTTTTAAAAAGGCACCAGTAGAAATCAAGGGAAGAACTTTGGTTCCATTAAGAGCCATTTTTGAGGCCCTGGGAGCAAGAGTAGACTGGGATGAAGCGACCCAGACCGTAACTGCAATGAAGGATGGTACGACCATTAAGCTTACCATTGGTTCCAAAGTAGCTTACAAAAATGGTAAGAAACTAAATCTGGACGTTCCTGCGCAGTTGTTTAACGGAGATACGACCATGGTTCCAATCCGCTTTGTTAGTGAAGCACTGGGTGCCAAGGTTACTTGGGATGGGTACTCGAATGCCGTCATTATTAGTAATGATTAG